A window of Desulforamulus hydrothermalis Lam5 = DSM 18033 contains these coding sequences:
- a CDS encoding YybS family protein yields the protein MGALRDTRALVEGAFTAALTAVLGLLGIFIPPFLFFFSILMPIPLAVLVKRRHLYTGILSLVVTGFLLMVLYPNPLKVLLLLILFGPLGLVLGLLYKNYAPAGHALVAASLVSAAAYLTVIALTVFVSGINLETLHSFINESLNNAFRMYEEAGNPVSPEQQEFFRQTVKTSLLLMPAYFVLHGIVSATLSYLLGNRVLKKLNYPVKSLPPFSRWRLPWYAIWGIILGLMCYLAGSYFGLSTLKVAGQNILLVVLFIFFIIGLAVVAHFYKKIKFSKPFKTILAVLLILYITFVYPAVVVLGVLDTVFNLRRPLANKES from the coding sequence TTGGGTGCCTTACGAGATACCCGGGCGCTGGTGGAAGGCGCTTTTACCGCAGCATTGACGGCGGTGCTTGGTTTGCTGGGAATATTTATCCCCCCGTTTTTGTTCTTCTTCAGTATCCTGATGCCGATTCCCCTGGCGGTGTTGGTTAAACGCCGGCATTTATATACGGGTATACTGTCACTGGTGGTGACAGGGTTTTTGCTGATGGTTCTTTACCCTAATCCCCTGAAAGTGCTGCTGCTGCTGATTCTCTTTGGCCCCCTGGGGCTGGTGCTGGGCTTATTGTATAAAAATTATGCACCCGCCGGCCACGCCCTGGTGGCAGCCTCGCTGGTGTCGGCGGCGGCCTACCTGACGGTTATTGCACTGACCGTATTTGTGTCGGGGATTAATTTAGAAACCTTGCACAGTTTTATTAATGAATCCCTTAACAACGCCTTTCGCATGTATGAAGAGGCGGGTAACCCGGTTTCCCCGGAGCAGCAGGAATTTTTCAGGCAGACGGTTAAAACCTCCCTGCTGTTAATGCCGGCCTACTTTGTGCTGCACGGCATCGTATCTGCCACCCTGTCCTACCTGCTGGGCAACCGGGTTTTGAAAAAACTGAATTACCCGGTTAAATCACTGCCTCCCTTCAGCCGGTGGCGGCTGCCCTGGTATGCCATTTGGGGCATTATTCTGGGGCTGATGTGTTACCTGGCCGGCAGCTATTTTGGCTTATCAACCCTCAAAGTGGCAGGGCAAAATATATTGCTGGTGGTTCTCTTTATTTTCTTTATCATCGGCCTGGCGGTAGTGGCGCATTTTTATAAAAAAATCAAGTTTTCCAAACCTTTTAAAACCATCCTAGCCGTTCTTTTAATACTTTACATTACATTTGTTTACCCTGCCGTTGTGGTGCTGGGGGTGCTGGATACCGTCTTTAATCTGCGGCGCCCGTTGGCCAACAAAGAATCATAA
- the rplI gene encoding 50S ribosomal protein L9, with amino-acid sequence MQVVLLQDVAKLGKKGDIVNVTEGYARNFLFPRNLASPASQGKLKEIAVQKQAQAAKKQKEEAAARELAAKIDGLSVVLKAKVGEGGRLFGAVSSKDIADGLKAQFGYQIDKKKIALKEPIKTLGYHKITVKIHPVAQAEINVNVVALE; translated from the coding sequence ATGCAGGTTGTACTTTTGCAAGACGTAGCTAAATTAGGCAAAAAGGGAGATATTGTTAATGTAACCGAGGGCTATGCCCGCAACTTTTTATTTCCGCGGAACTTGGCGTCCCCGGCTTCCCAGGGCAAGCTGAAGGAAATTGCCGTTCAGAAGCAAGCCCAGGCAGCCAAGAAACAGAAAGAAGAAGCGGCAGCCAGGGAGCTGGCGGCTAAAATAGATGGCTTAAGCGTGGTTTTAAAGGCTAAAGTGGGTGAAGGCGGCCGCCTGTTTGGTGCTGTCAGCAGTAAAGATATTGCCGACGGCCTCAAAGCCCAGTTCGGCTACCAGATTGACAAGAAAAAAATTGCCCTGAAAGAGCCCATTAAAACCTTGGGCTACCATAAAATTACCGTTAAAATTCACCCGGTGGCCCAGGCTGAAATCAATGTAAATGTGGTGGCCCTGGAGTAA